GCGCATCCTCGCCAACGTGGTGATGCCGCTGTCCAAGCCCGTGCTGGCGACCTTCGCGCTCTTCTACGCGGTGGGCATCTGGAACGACTACATGTCGCCGTTGCTCTACCTCAACGACCAGAACAAGTGGACGCTGCAGATGATCCTGCGCCAGGTGACCGCCTCGGCCTCGCTGAGCCCGGACGACCTCAACACCGAGGTGCCGCCACCGGCCCAGGGGATCAAGTTCGCCGTCGTGATGGTGGCCACGATCCCGGTGCTGCTGGCCTACCCCTTCCTGCAGAAGCACTTCGCCAAGGGCATGCTGATCGGCAGCGTCAAGGGATGAGCCGATGACCATCCATCTGGCGGGAGACTCCACCCTCGCTCCCGGCCCGCTCGACGGCTCCGGGGTGATCGGCTGGGGCGGTGTGCTGGCCGAGTTCGTCGAGGAGCCCGTGGCCAACCGGGCCATCGGCGGGGCGACGACGGACTCGTTCGTGGCCCAGGGCCGGTGGCAGGAGACGATCGAGGCGATCGCGCCGGGCGACACCGTGATCCTCGGCTTCGGTCACAACGACCAGAAGCTTGACGAGCTCGCCGCCGACGGGCGCTACACGCAGAACCTCACCGGGTTCGTCGAGCAGGTGCGCGAGCGGTCCGGCCTCGCGGTGCTGACCACGAGCGTGGAGCGGCTGCTCCACACCGACGACGGCGCCCTGCGCGCCTCCCACGGGGGCTACCCGCGGGCCGTCCGCCGGCTCGGCAGGAACCTGGAGGTGCCGGTGATCGAGCTGACCGCGTTCACGCGCTGGCTCTACACCTGGCTCGGGGACGAGGCAGGCCCGGTGATCTTCCCGCACGGGAAGCCGGACCGGGCGCCCGAGGAGGCGCGCGACACCACCCACTTCGGCCTGGACGGGGCGCGTGCGGTGGCCGGCTTCGTGGCCGAGAACCTGCGCGCGATCCGCGGTCTGGACGACGACGGCGAGCCACTCGGCCGATGGGTGGCGCAACCGTGACCTATCGCAATGCCCTCGCCACGCCGTCGGACCTGGCCGGATGGGTGCCGGAAGGCCCCGTGGGCACGCGCTTCGCCGACGGCGGTATGGAACTGTTCAGCACCGCCGACGAGGCCTCCCTGGAGGCCGGGGGGCGGGGCGACCACGCCCACGTCACCTACTGGTGCCCGGAGATCTTCGGACCCGACGTGGAGATCACCTGGGAGTTCCGGCCACTGGCCGGCGCCGGGCTGGCGATGCTGTTCTTCGCCGCCACCGGCGCACGGGGAGAGGACCTCTTCGATCCCGCGCTGGCCGAGCGCACCGGCTTCTATCCCCAGTACCACTCCGGTGACATCGCCACGCTGCACGTGTCCTACCTGCGCCGGAAGTGGGCCACCGAGCGGCGCCTGCGCACCTGCAACCTGCGCAAGAGCCCCGGCTTCCACCTCGTCGCCCAGGGCGCCGACCCGCTTCCGGGGCCCGAGGACGCCGACGGTCACTACCGGATCCGGGTGGTCAAACGCGGCCCGCACGTCTCCTTCGCCGTCGACGAGCTCGAGCTGTTCCGCTGGACCGACGACGACCCCGCCACCGGCGCCCCGCTCGGCGGCGGCCGGATCGGCCTGCGCCAGATGTCCCCGCTCATCGCCCACTACCGCAACCTCGAGGTGACCCCGCTGTCATGATGACCACGATCGATGTCCCGCTGCGCTGGATCGACGACGAGACCCCGGCCGGCCTGCCGGCGGGGGCGACCCTGGGCGCCCCGCTCCCGCGTGGAGCCGTCGGGGGCGGCGCCGGCACGCTCGACTTCGCGGCGCTGGGCGTGGTCGACGCCGGCGGTGCCCCGGTGCCGGCGCAGCTGTGGCCGCTGGCCACCTGGCCGGACGGCAGCGTCAAGTGGA
Above is a window of Ruania suaedae DNA encoding:
- a CDS encoding GDSL-type esterase/lipase family protein, whose product is MTIHLAGDSTLAPGPLDGSGVIGWGGVLAEFVEEPVANRAIGGATTDSFVAQGRWQETIEAIAPGDTVILGFGHNDQKLDELAADGRYTQNLTGFVEQVRERSGLAVLTTSVERLLHTDDGALRASHGGYPRAVRRLGRNLEVPVIELTAFTRWLYTWLGDEAGPVIFPHGKPDRAPEEARDTTHFGLDGARAVAGFVAENLRAIRGLDDDGEPLGRWVAQP
- a CDS encoding DUF1961 family protein, coding for MGGATVTYRNALATPSDLAGWVPEGPVGTRFADGGMELFSTADEASLEAGGRGDHAHVTYWCPEIFGPDVEITWEFRPLAGAGLAMLFFAATGARGEDLFDPALAERTGFYPQYHSGDIATLHVSYLRRKWATERRLRTCNLRKSPGFHLVAQGADPLPGPEDADGHYRIRVVKRGPHVSFAVDELELFRWTDDDPATGAPLGGGRIGLRQMSPLIAHYRNLEVTPLS